GTGAAGCCGATCCGAATGGAGCTTGCGCGATACATTTCTAACGAACGTACAGGCAAGGGGAATCCTCTACGTGGAAGCACTCGCGCTGGAAACGAACCAGGAACGCTGAAGGGGACTCCGCGACGTGGAAGCACTCGCACTGGAAACGAAACTATCACCGGCGACCTTACTGTCAATGGGGACGAAAATAGTACGGGCAATGCCACTAGTACCCTGTACCATCTATAAATTCGGATAAAGGCGAGTCAGTTTGATTCGGGCTTTTTCGTTGGTGAACTGCCAATTGATCGGCGCGGCGCGGTTATTGCGATCTTTTTCCCAAGCATCGATCTCGTCGCGCATATGGGT
The Verrucomicrobiota bacterium DNA segment above includes these coding regions:
- a CDS encoding IS630 family transposase; amino-acid sequence: THMRDEIDAWEKDRNNRAAPINWQFTNEKARIKLTRLYPNL